A window of uncultured Gellertiella sp. genomic DNA:
GCCTATTGCGGCGTCGGCTGTTCCTTCAAGGCGGAAATGCGCGGCGAAGAGCTGGTGCGCATGGTGCCGTGGAAGGATGGCCAGGCAAACCGTGGCCATTCCTGCGTCAAGGGCCGCTTTGCCTATGGCTATTCGACCCACAAGGACCGCATCCTGAACCCGATGGTGCGCGAGAAGGTGACCGATCCCTGGCGTGAAGTCAGCTGGGAAGAGGCCTTTGCCCATGTCGCTTCGGAATTCAAGCGCATCCAGTACCAGTATGGCCGCGAATCGATCGGCGGCATCACCTCGTCGCGCTGCACCAACGAGGAAACCTACCTCGTCCAGAAGCTGATCCGCGCCGGTTTCGGCAACAACAATGTCGACACCTGCGCCCGCGTCTGCCATTCGCCGACCGGTTATGGCCTCGGCCAGGCCTTCGGCACCTCGGCCGGCACCCAGAATTTCGATTCGGTCGAACATTCCGACGTGGTGATCGTCATCGGTGCCAACCCGACCCAGGGTCACCCGGTGTTCGGTTCGCGCCTGAAGAAGCGGCTGCGCCAGGGTGCGAAACTGATCGTCGTCGATCCGCGCCGTATCGACCTGGTGGACAGCCCCCATATCAAGGCATCGCAGCACCTGCAGCTGCGTCCCGGCACCAATGTCGCCGTGATGACGGCACTGGCGCATGTGATCGTCACTGAAGGCCTCTATAACGAAGCCTTCATCCGCGAGCGCTGCGACTGGTCGGAATTCGAGGATTGGGCAGCTTTCGTCTCCGAGCCGCAACACGGACCCGAGGCGACCGCCGACTATACCGGCGTCGATCCGGAAACCCTGCGCGAAGCCGCCCGCCTCTATGCGACCGGCGGTAATGGCGCGATCTATTACGGCCTTGGCGTTACCGAGCACAGCCAGGGTTCGACCACCGTCATGGCGATTGCCAACCTTGCCATGGCGACCGGCAATATCGGCCGCAAGGGTGTCGGCGTTAACCCGCTGCGCGGCCAGAACAACGTGCAGGGCTCCTGCGACATGGGGTCCTTCCCGCACGAATTGCCGGGCTACCGCCACATTTCCGATGATGCCACCCGCGACATCTTCGAAAAGCTCTGGGGCGTGACGCTCAACAACGAGCCGGGCCTGCGCATCCCCAACATGCTCGACGCCGCCGTCGAAGGCACGTTCAAGGGCATCTACATTCAGGGCGAGGACATTCTCCAGTCCGACCCCGACACCAAGCACGTGGCCGCAGGCCTCGGCGCGATGGAATGCGTCGTCGTCCAGGACCTGTTCCTGAACGAAACCGCCAATTACGCCCATGTCTTCCTGCCGGGCTCGACCTTCCTCGAAAAGGACGGCACCTTCACCAATGCCGAGCGCCGCATCAACCGCGTCCGCAAGGTGATGACACCCCGCAACGGCCTTGCCGACTGGGAAGTGACCCAGAAGCTCGCCCAGGCGATGGGGCTCAACTGGAACTACACCCACCCGTCCGAAGTCATGGACGAGATTGCCGCGACGACCCCGAGTTTCGCGCTTGTGAGCTACGACTATCTCGAAAAGCATGGTTCGGTGCAGTGGCCGTTCAACGAGAAGAACCCCGAGGGGTCGCCGATCATGCATGTGAACGGCTTCGTGCGCGGCAAGGGCAAGTTCATCCGCACCGAATATGTGGCAACCGACGAGAAAACCGGGCCGCGCTTCCCGCTGCTGCTCACCACCGGCCGCATTCTCAGCCAGTACAATGTCGGCGCCCAGACCCGCCGCACGGAAAATGGCGCCTGGCACGCGGAAGACCTGCTCGAGATCCACCCGCATGATGCCGAGCTGCGCGGCATCCGCGAGGGGGATTTCGTCCGGCTGCAGAGCCGTTCGGGCGAAACCTCGCTGCGCGCCACCATCACCGACCGGGTGTCGCCGGGCGTGGTCTATACGACCTTCCACCACCCGACGACCCAGGCCAATGTCATCACCACCGATTTTTCGGACTGGGCAACCAACTGCCCGGAATACAAGGTGACGGCAGTACAGGTCGCGCCTTCGAACGGCCCGTCGGAATGGCAGCGCGAATATGACGAGCAGGCCCGCCAGTCGCGCCGCATCGTCGGCAAGCTGGAAGCGGCGGAGTAATGTCCGCCAGACCGCACCCTGTGGAAGCAGAGAACCGGCCGGTCTTCCGGCAGGTTCAGCGCATCGCCCGAAAGGGCGGTGTGGTTGCCTCCGGCCAGCGGGCGGTTCCGGAAGAAGTGCCGATTGCCTTTTCCTATGGCGGCTCCACCCATGCCGTGATGATGGGCACACCCGCCGATCTTGAGGATTTCGCCATCGGCTTCAGTCTCACCGAGGGAATAATCCGCTCGGCAACAGAGATCGAGAGCATCGACATTCTCGACGCCGAGACCGGCATCGATGTGCAGATCGTGCTGAAGGAAGAGGTGGCCGACGCGCTTACCTCGCGCCGCCGCCATATGGCGGGGCCGGTCGGCTGCGGGCTTTGCGGCATCGAATCCATCGAGCAGGCGGTTCGCCCCGTACCCGGTCTGCATCAGGTGACGCTATCGCTCCCGGCCCGCGATCTCGTTGCGGCCATCGAGGCGCTGAACGGAGCGCAGCCGCTGCACCGGATGACCCATGCCGTGCACGGCGCAGGCTTCTACCGACCAGGCAAGGGGCTGATCGCCGTGCGTGAGGATGTCGGTCGCCACAATGCGCTCGACAAGCTCTGCGGGGCGGTGCTGCGGTCGGGCATCCCTGCCGCCTGCGGCATCGTGGCCGTCACCAGCCGCCTGTCGGTCGAGATGGTGCAGAAGACCGCAATACTCGGCGCATCCGTGCTGGTGGCAATCTCCGCGCCGACGGCGCTTGCCATTGAAACGGCTGAAGAGGCCGGCATTACCCTCGTTGCGCTGGTGCGCGGCGAAGACTTTGACATATATTCCCATCACACCCGTATCGATACCGGAGTTGTCCCCCATGTCGCATGACAAGATCGTTTACATGGCGAACCAGATTGCCACCTTCTTCAAGTCGCAGCCCGCGCATGAGGCGGTGGATGGCATTGCCCTGCACATCAACAAGTTCTGGGAGCCACGGATGCGCCGCCAGCTGTTTGAAAAGATCGAGGCCGGCAACAGCGGCTTTTCGGATCTGGTGCTGGAAGCCGCGAGGAAGATCAAGCGCCCGGCGCCGGCAGAGCCCACGCCCGCCCAGTCCGCCCACTGAATGATGCAATTCACGCCGGCTGGTTCAGCCGCGCGTGCCCTTGACCTCCAGGAGACCCCGCATGCGCCCGATTGAGCAGGATGAACGCCGGATTGCCAATATTCATGAGGCCGAGTTCAAGCCCTTCATCTTTGAAGACGGCATGATGCTCGGTGACGAGGTGCTGCAACTGGATGACGAGCAGCCGCTCGGCATCGGCTTTCACGTCTACCGCATGCCCGCCGGCATGACGACCCGCGCCCATCGCCACAATGGCCACGAACAGTTCCTGATCCTTGAGGGCGAGCTGATCGAGAGCGATGGCACCGTGTTCAAAAAGGGTGACCTGATCTTCTACAAGGACGGCACCGAGCACCATTCGTACACCCCGAATGGCTGCCTGCTGGCCGTTCATATCGCCGGGCCGGAAGTCAATATCGACTGAGGCACCCTGCCCCACTTGACTTAGGGACCGCGCCGGACGACTTGATGTCGTGACCGATTGAGGGAGTGACATCCATGGCGGACGCAGCGCGCAGCACGATTGACCAGACTGAAGTGGACCGCTTTTCGGCCATGGCGGCGGAATGGTGGAGCCCGACGGGCAAATTCAAGCCGCTGCACAGGTTCAATCCTGTTCGGCTCGCCTATCTGCGCGACACCGTCTGCACCGAATTCGGCCGTGATGCCCGCGCCGCGCGCCCGCTTGCGGGCCTGCGGGTGCTCGACATCGGCTGCGGTGGCGGGCTGCTGTCGGAACCGGTCGCCCGGATGGGGGCATCGGTCGTGGGTGCCGATCCTTCCGAACGCAATATCGGCATTGCCAGCACCCATGCCCGTGAGAGCGGCGTCGAGGTCGATTACCGGGCCGTGACGGCGGAAATGCTGGCGGAAGCGGGTGAACAGTTCGATATCGTCCTGAACATGGAAGTTGTCGAGCATGTCGCCGATGTCGAATTCTTCCTGACCACCTGCGCCGCGATGGTCAAGCCGGGGGGGCTGATGTTCGTCGCCACCATCAACCGGACGATGAAGGCGATGGCACTGGCCATTCTCGGCGCGGAATATGTACTGCGCTGGCTGCCGCGCGGCACCCATCAATATGAGAAGCTGGTCCGCCCGGAAGAGGTGGAAAAGCCGCTGGCGGCCTCTGGCATGGAAACCTTCCAGCGCACCGGCGTCTTCTTCAGCCCGATCACCAACCAGTGGAACCTGTCGCGGGACATGGACGTCAATTACATGCTGGTGGCGCGCAAACCGGCTTGAGTTTCAGTTGACATCATCCGGCAGGACCGGAAGCGGGGCAATCTCGATCCCCTCCTCGATCAGCGCCTGCGCATCATCCATCGTCGCCTTGCCGATGATCCCGCGCACTTCGCTTTCGCCGTAGTGGATACGGCGCGCTTCTTCGGCAAAGCGCTCGCCGACATCGTCCGCATTGGCCCGGATTTCCGCCACGGCTTGCCTGAGCTTGCGCACCGCCTCCTGCTGGGCCGCTTCCAGCACCAGCGTGCGGGTTTCTTCCTTCTTGCGCGAGGTCGCCACCGACGGGGCCATCAGCACCTTGCCGATCTCGGCGGAGTTGCAGACAGGACAGGTGACCAGGCCCGAGGACTGCTGGCGCTCGAAATCCTCGCTTGAGGAAAACCAGCCCTCGAAGCCATGGGCATGCGGACAGGACAGGGCGTAGCGGATCAAGCGGCCTCGCCTCCATCCAACCGGGTGCCACCGTTCGCCACGGTCACTCGTGGCGCAAGGGCAAGGTCCCGGGCATTCCTGAGGTTGGGGATACGGGCGCGGGCGGCAGCAACCTCTGCAATATCGATATTGGCGACGATCACCGCCTCGCCTTCCGGTCCGGCTTCGGCAAGAATCCTGCCCCAGGGATCGATGATCAGCGAATGGCCAAAGGTTTCCCGGCCATCCTCATGCCTGCCGCCTTGCGCGGCGGCGATCACGAACAGTCCGTTTTCGATGGCGCGGGCGCGCAAGAGCACATGCCAGTGCGCCTCGCCCGTCTGCCGGGTAAAGGCTGCAGGCAGCGACATCAGTTCCACCCCGGCTGCGGCCTGCATGCGGAACAGTTCGGGGAAA
This region includes:
- the ubiG gene encoding bifunctional 2-polyprenyl-6-hydroxyphenol methylase/3-demethylubiquinol 3-O-methyltransferase UbiG, whose product is MADAARSTIDQTEVDRFSAMAAEWWSPTGKFKPLHRFNPVRLAYLRDTVCTEFGRDARAARPLAGLRVLDIGCGGGLLSEPVARMGASVVGADPSERNIGIASTHARESGVEVDYRAVTAEMLAEAGEQFDIVLNMEVVEHVADVEFFLTTCAAMVKPGGLMFVATINRTMKAMALAILGAEYVLRWLPRGTHQYEKLVRPEEVEKPLAASGMETFQRTGVFFSPITNQWNLSRDMDVNYMLVARKPA
- the fdhD gene encoding formate dehydrogenase accessory sulfurtransferase FdhD produces the protein MSARPHPVEAENRPVFRQVQRIARKGGVVASGQRAVPEEVPIAFSYGGSTHAVMMGTPADLEDFAIGFSLTEGIIRSATEIESIDILDAETGIDVQIVLKEEVADALTSRRRHMAGPVGCGLCGIESIEQAVRPVPGLHQVTLSLPARDLVAAIEALNGAQPLHRMTHAVHGAGFYRPGKGLIAVREDVGRHNALDKLCGAVLRSGIPAACGIVAVTSRLSVEMVQKTAILGASVLVAISAPTALAIETAEEAGITLVALVRGEDFDIYSHHTRIDTGVVPHVA
- the fdhF gene encoding formate dehydrogenase subunit alpha; protein product: MGLIHEIDYGTPASASQNMVSLVIDGVSVSVPEGTSVMRASMEAGIQVPKLCATDMVDAFGSCRLCLVEIEGRNGTPASCTTPVSPGMVVHTQTGRLKDIRKGVMELYISDHPLDCLTCAANGDCELQDMAGAVGLRDVRYGYEGDNHVKARNNGALNAKWMPKDESNPYFTYDPSKCIVCSRCVRACEEVQGTFALTIEGRGFGSRVSPGMHEDFLSSECVSCGACVQACPTATLTEKSVIAIGQPEHSAVTTCAYCGVGCSFKAEMRGEELVRMVPWKDGQANRGHSCVKGRFAYGYSTHKDRILNPMVREKVTDPWREVSWEEAFAHVASEFKRIQYQYGRESIGGITSSRCTNEETYLVQKLIRAGFGNNNVDTCARVCHSPTGYGLGQAFGTSAGTQNFDSVEHSDVVIVIGANPTQGHPVFGSRLKKRLRQGAKLIVVDPRRIDLVDSPHIKASQHLQLRPGTNVAVMTALAHVIVTEGLYNEAFIRERCDWSEFEDWAAFVSEPQHGPEATADYTGVDPETLREAARLYATGGNGAIYYGLGVTEHSQGSTTVMAIANLAMATGNIGRKGVGVNPLRGQNNVQGSCDMGSFPHELPGYRHISDDATRDIFEKLWGVTLNNEPGLRIPNMLDAAVEGTFKGIYIQGEDILQSDPDTKHVAAGLGAMECVVVQDLFLNETANYAHVFLPGSTFLEKDGTFTNAERRINRVRKVMTPRNGLADWEVTQKLAQAMGLNWNYTHPSEVMDEIAATTPSFALVSYDYLEKHGSVQWPFNEKNPEGSPIMHVNGFVRGKGKFIRTEYVATDEKTGPRFPLLLTTGRILSQYNVGAQTRRTENGAWHAEDLLEIHPHDAELRGIREGDFVRLQSRSGETSLRATITDRVSPGVVYTTFHHPTTQANVITTDFSDWATNCPEYKVTAVQVAPSNGPSEWQREYDEQARQSRRIVGKLEAAE
- a CDS encoding formate dehydrogenase subunit delta — its product is MSHDKIVYMANQIATFFKSQPAHEAVDGIALHINKFWEPRMRRQLFEKIEAGNSGFSDLVLEAARKIKRPAPAEPTPAQSAH
- a CDS encoding DUF1178 family protein, producing MIRYALSCPHAHGFEGWFSSSEDFERQQSSGLVTCPVCNSAEIGKVLMAPSVATSRKKEETRTLVLEAAQQEAVRKLRQAVAEIRANADDVGERFAEEARRIHYGESEVRGIIGKATMDDAQALIEEGIEIAPLPVLPDDVN
- a CDS encoding cupin domain-containing protein — protein: MRPIEQDERRIANIHEAEFKPFIFEDGMMLGDEVLQLDDEQPLGIGFHVYRMPAGMTTRAHRHNGHEQFLILEGELIESDGTVFKKGDLIFYKDGTEHHSYTPNGCLLAVHIAGPEVNID